The Opitutales bacterium ASA1 genome window below encodes:
- a CDS encoding TonB-dependent receptor: MPPTASGSISGRVISLDSGENVSGAFVTVQGTTLTATTDLNGSYILPVVPVGTHTLLVVKAGYLNSTVNNVRVQPSVITKTDLPMESSDPSTGSDLIEMAEFVISADVLESSNLALLGARQRSATVSDAIGADFFSRVDAGDAADAMSRVTGASVVDGKYVLIRGLGDRYSNTLLNGAGVPSADPDRRAVQMDQFPAGLLDSIVTSKSFTPDQPGGFAGGSVNMKTKNFPDRFFVSFGLSGSYNTATTGEDLLSIPGGGRDWLGMDDGTRALPDGIPNRIPSQTESRIAARSGNFAPAEELDRVSNLFNNEGYFPTASSGKPKFGSSFATGDRISLGGDRMLGYVVSVTYDRSSSHYTDGYAGRYSQGAIDPTSPSFVTGLLVYSPDVSDTSFAEAYALDPDVPGGTPAFGVTESSFGVDWSTYAQVAFRPSLQHELALRYIRNQSADDSITRGVGESTRSDAGRLYTVYDMLYTERSVESLQLSGSSVFPALGDLRVEWRASTGESTQEQPDYRTLSYFWDFANQQFAAAAGVGNNRFFRDLLEESDEAAIDATLPIVLARSPASIKFGGAVQDGARTYRERRFRWSREANEIDVIQSYPNPVGIVDRTANSVTFGNTIAELPNNLVNYDGDQRISAAYAMIDFEPMDRLRVVTGVRAEKTEISTRAAASGTSFRAAAIDQTDYLPALSLVYRLSENTNLRAAYGRTLARPLYHELADIRVEDPFRDKFRAGNPDLQLSDIDNFDLRWEWFPRGNEVVAVSVFQKDFVNPIEVVDTPSIGSERPANAPRGEVRGVEFEARMGLGRFAQRLSSFSVGGNVSLVDSEVTIPDEEMASIRMSYPNAGDTRELLGQSPYIVNFDVSYDDFERGTTATIAYNLQGRRLHLVTFGALPDIYEQPAGELDFVLSQRITSRLRLKFTAKNLLDPDYEKTMSHAGRDYYYERFRRGRTFGLSLNYSFE, from the coding sequence GTGCCTCCTACCGCCTCGGGTTCGATCTCGGGCCGCGTCATCTCGCTCGACTCGGGCGAGAATGTTTCCGGCGCGTTCGTCACCGTGCAAGGCACGACGCTGACGGCGACTACCGACCTCAACGGCTCCTACATCCTGCCAGTGGTCCCGGTCGGGACGCACACGCTGCTCGTCGTGAAGGCGGGCTACTTGAACTCGACCGTGAACAACGTGCGTGTCCAGCCGTCGGTGATCACGAAGACGGACCTACCAATGGAGTCTTCGGATCCATCGACTGGTTCGGACCTGATCGAGATGGCGGAGTTCGTGATCAGCGCGGACGTCTTGGAGAGCTCGAATCTGGCCCTGCTGGGCGCTCGCCAACGTTCGGCGACCGTGAGCGACGCCATCGGAGCCGACTTCTTCTCGCGCGTCGATGCGGGCGACGCGGCCGATGCGATGAGCCGCGTGACCGGTGCGTCCGTCGTCGACGGGAAATACGTGCTCATCCGCGGTTTGGGCGACCGCTACAGCAACACCTTGCTCAACGGCGCGGGTGTGCCGAGCGCGGATCCGGATCGTCGCGCGGTGCAGATGGACCAGTTTCCCGCCGGTCTGCTCGACTCGATCGTGACGAGCAAGTCGTTCACGCCCGATCAACCGGGTGGATTCGCCGGTGGCAGCGTGAACATGAAGACGAAGAACTTTCCGGATCGATTCTTCGTCAGCTTCGGCCTCTCGGGATCGTACAACACGGCCACGACCGGTGAGGATCTGCTTTCGATCCCCGGTGGCGGACGCGATTGGCTCGGGATGGACGACGGCACGCGTGCATTGCCCGATGGGATCCCGAACCGAATCCCTTCGCAAACCGAGTCCCGCATCGCGGCGCGGAGCGGCAATTTCGCGCCCGCCGAGGAGCTCGATCGCGTCTCGAATCTCTTCAACAACGAGGGCTACTTTCCGACTGCGTCCTCGGGCAAACCGAAGTTCGGCTCCAGCTTCGCGACCGGCGATCGGATCAGTCTGGGTGGAGATCGGATGCTCGGCTACGTGGTGAGCGTCACGTACGATCGTTCGAGTTCGCACTACACCGACGGGTACGCCGGCCGCTACTCGCAAGGTGCGATCGACCCGACCAGCCCGAGTTTCGTCACCGGGTTGCTCGTGTATTCACCGGACGTCTCCGACACGAGTTTCGCGGAAGCATACGCACTGGATCCCGACGTGCCGGGTGGTACACCGGCTTTCGGTGTGACCGAGTCTTCCTTCGGAGTCGACTGGTCGACCTACGCTCAGGTGGCGTTTCGTCCGTCGCTCCAGCACGAGCTGGCCCTGCGCTACATCCGCAATCAGTCGGCGGACGATTCGATCACGCGCGGCGTGGGCGAAAGCACCCGCAGCGACGCCGGTCGACTTTATACCGTCTACGACATGCTCTACACCGAGCGCTCGGTCGAGTCTCTTCAGCTATCGGGCAGCAGCGTTTTCCCGGCGCTGGGTGATCTGCGCGTCGAGTGGCGGGCATCGACCGGAGAAAGCACGCAAGAGCAACCGGATTACAGAACGCTCTCGTATTTCTGGGACTTCGCGAACCAGCAGTTCGCGGCCGCCGCTGGAGTGGGCAACAACCGCTTCTTCCGCGACTTGCTGGAGGAAAGCGACGAGGCCGCGATCGACGCGACGCTTCCTATCGTCCTCGCCCGCAGCCCGGCGAGCATCAAGTTCGGCGGTGCCGTGCAGGACGGCGCTCGCACCTACCGCGAACGTCGCTTCCGCTGGAGTCGCGAGGCCAACGAGATCGACGTCATCCAGTCGTATCCGAACCCGGTGGGCATCGTGGACCGCACCGCTAATTCGGTCACGTTCGGCAACACCATCGCCGAGTTGCCGAACAACCTCGTCAACTACGACGGCGACCAGCGCATCTCCGCGGCCTACGCCATGATCGACTTCGAGCCGATGGACCGCCTCCGGGTGGTCACCGGCGTGCGTGCCGAAAAGACCGAGATCTCCACGCGAGCCGCCGCGAGCGGCACGTCGTTTCGCGCGGCTGCGATCGATCAGACGGATTATCTCCCGGCGCTGAGTCTGGTGTATCGGCTTTCCGAGAACACCAATCTGCGCGCCGCATACGGTCGCACACTGGCCCGGCCGCTGTATCACGAGCTCGCCGACATCCGCGTCGAGGATCCCTTCCGCGACAAGTTCCGAGCCGGTAATCCGGACCTGCAGTTGTCCGACATCGACAACTTCGACCTGCGCTGGGAGTGGTTCCCGCGCGGCAACGAGGTGGTCGCCGTGAGCGTCTTCCAAAAGGACTTCGTCAACCCGATCGAAGTCGTCGACACCCCCTCGATCGGTTCCGAGCGTCCGGCCAACGCTCCGCGGGGCGAGGTGCGTGGAGTGGAGTTCGAAGCCCGGATGGGCCTCGGCCGATTCGCACAGCGGCTCTCGTCGTTTTCGGTCGGCGGCAACGTCTCGCTCGTCGACTCGGAGGTCACCATCCCCGACGAGGAGATGGCCTCGATACGCATGTCGTATCCAAATGCCGGAGACACGCGGGAGCTGCTCGGACAATCGCCCTACATCGTGAACTTCGACGTGTCCTACGACGACTTCGAGCGGGGAACGACCGCAACGATCGCCTACAACCTGCAAGGGCGGCGTCTGCACCTCGTCACCTTCGGTGCCTTGCCCGACATCTACGAGCAGCCCGCGGGTGAGCTCGACTTCGTCTTGTCGCAGCGAATCACGAGCCGCCTGCGCCTGAAGTTCACCGCGAAGAACCTGCTCGATCCCGACTACGAGAAGACCATGAGCCACGCGGGACGGGACTACTACTACGAGCGTTTCCGCCGCGGACGCACCTTCGGCCTGTCCTTGAACTACTCGTTCGAGTGA